The proteins below come from a single Thunnus thynnus chromosome 10, fThuThy2.1, whole genome shotgun sequence genomic window:
- the si:ch211-225p5.8 gene encoding sodium channel subunit beta-1 translates to MARSKVAPAEMICQLPVLVVFSLFVFQCHGGCAEVDSLTEAVAGEGFLLGCISCKRREEVSARATVDWHFKPPGEEEFRHIFHYDHPSADILHDDFSDRLNWHGTQNSDIQIGAVYISNVTFNDTGTYRCTIHRTLFLPLYNQDVIVEKVVELSVVAEANRELTSVISEIMMYVLIVVLQLWLIVILAYCYKKISAEHEAREARKALRAQAELLELKDICDGVQLEVAYVIKDKKRSSLQESSSVTAP, encoded by the exons ATGGCTCGTTCAAAAGTTGCTCCAGCAGAAATGATTTGCCAGTTGCCTGTTTTAGTAGTCTTCAGTCTTTTCG tgttTCAGTGTCACGGCGGCTGTGCGGAGGTGGACTCCCTCACTGAGGCTGTGGCAGGGGAAGGATTCCTGCTGGGCTGCATCTCCTgtaaaagaagagaggaggtcTCTGCCCGGGCCACTGTAGACTGGCACTTCAAACCGCCAGGAGAGGAGGAGTTCAGACAT ATCTTCCACTATGACCACCCCAGTGCCGACATCCTCCACGATGATTTCAGTGACCGTCTGAACTGgcatgggacacaaaatagtgatATTCAGATAGGAGCCGTTTACATTAGCAACGTCACCTTCAATGACACGGGAACGTACCGTTGCACCATCCACCGCACACTCTTCCTGCCACTGTATAATCAGGATGTCATTGTGGAGAAGGTGGTGGAGCTCAGTGTAGTGGCAGAAG CCAATCGGGAACTGACATCGGTGATCTCAGAGATCATGATGTATGTGCTGATTGTGGTTCTGCAGCTGTGGCTCATTGTGATTCTGGCCTACTGTTATAAGAAGATTTCAGCTGAGCATGAGGCTCGGGAGGCCCGCAAAGCTCTCAGGGCTCAAGCAGA ACTGTTAGAATTAAAGGACATCTGTGACGGGGTGCAGCTGGAGGTGGCATACGTTATTAAAG ATAAAAAAAGATCATCTCTGCAAGAGTCAAGCTCCGTTACTGCGCCATGA